The following proteins come from a genomic window of Nostoc sp. TCL26-01:
- the argF gene encoding ornithine carbamoyltransferase, with protein MAALFGRDLLSLADLTPTELRELLQLATQLKSQQLKLQCNKVLGLLFSKASTRTRVSFTVAMYQLGGQVIDLNPNVTQVSRGEPVQDTARVLDRYLDILAIRTFAQQELETFAHYAKIPVINALTDLEHPCQILADLLTVQECFGTLAGLTLTYVGDGNNVANSLMLGCALAGMNVRIATPSGYEPDPQVVAQAQAIADGKTEVLLTHDPELAAKGASVLYTDVWASMGQEAEADNRFPIFQAYQISEQLLSFAEVNAIVLHCLPAHRGEEITEEVIEGSQSRVWQQAENRMHAQKALLASILGAQ; from the coding sequence ATGGCAGCATTGTTCGGACGAGATTTGTTAAGTTTGGCAGACTTAACTCCTACGGAACTTCGAGAACTTCTGCAATTGGCTACCCAATTGAAATCACAACAGTTGAAGTTGCAGTGTAACAAAGTACTGGGTTTGTTATTTTCTAAAGCCTCAACTCGTACACGAGTCAGTTTTACCGTGGCGATGTATCAACTTGGTGGACAGGTAATTGATCTTAACCCGAATGTTACTCAAGTTAGTCGAGGGGAACCGGTACAAGATACAGCACGAGTATTAGATCGATATCTGGATATTTTGGCAATTCGCACTTTTGCCCAACAGGAGTTAGAAACTTTTGCTCATTATGCCAAGATTCCTGTGATTAATGCTCTGACTGATTTGGAACATCCTTGTCAGATATTAGCTGATTTATTAACTGTCCAAGAATGCTTTGGGACTCTTGCCGGGTTAACTTTAACTTATGTGGGTGATGGCAATAATGTGGCTAATTCTCTCATGCTGGGCTGTGCTTTAGCGGGGATGAATGTGCGAATTGCCACTCCTAGTGGATATGAACCAGATCCTCAAGTTGTGGCACAAGCACAAGCAATAGCTGATGGTAAAACTGAAGTTCTGTTAACTCATGACCCAGAATTAGCAGCTAAGGGGGCATCTGTACTTTACACTGATGTTTGGGCGAGTATGGGTCAAGAAGCGGAAGCTGATAATCGTTTTCCTATTTTCCAAGCCTACCAAATTTCTGAGCAGTTATTGAGCTTTGCTGAGGTAAATGCGATTGTTTTACACTGCTTACCTGCCCATCGTGGGGAAGAAATTACGGAAGAAGTTATCGAAGGTTCGCAATCACGAGTTTGGCAACAAGCAGAAAATCGGATGCACGCTCAAAAAGCTCTGCTAGCTAGTATCTTAGGCGCACAATGA
- a CDS encoding restriction endonuclease subunit S, whose amino-acid sequence MFHFTRRENLRKIKVALPSRREQQDKIASILDSHYTRIRTEETYLNKLKLQKQGIMQDLLTGKVRVKSIK is encoded by the coding sequence CTGTTTCATTTCACAAGGCGGGAGAATCTTAGAAAAATCAAAGTAGCACTTCCGTCACGCAGAGAACAACAAGATAAGATTGCTTCCATTTTGGATTCTCACTATACTCGCATCCGCACAGAAGAAACTTACCTTAACAAACTTAAACTCCAAAAACAAGGAATAATGCAAGACTTATTAACTGGCAAAGTGAGAGTTAAGAGCATTAAATAA
- a CDS encoding DUF4433 domain-containing protein, protein MPTPIYHITHIDNLPSILKSGGLVANSRLKKTDYVDIAHGHIQDRRRIIRVPCSVGGCLQDYIPFYFAPRSPMLYAISKGQVQKYKDGQNKVIYLVSQAEIIESNKLDFVFTDGHAAVVALSEFYDNLDDLFKIDWNIMKATYWANNEEDNDRTRRRQAEFLVHQFCDWTLIQEIGVIDRTIEQQVRNILQNFSVQTPVKINPSWYY, encoded by the coding sequence ATGCCTACACCGATTTATCACATCACGCACATTGATAACTTGCCATCAATTCTAAAATCAGGTGGATTGGTTGCAAATAGTAGGCTAAAAAAAACTGATTATGTTGATATTGCTCATGGACACATCCAAGATAGAAGACGCATAATCCGTGTTCCTTGTAGTGTTGGTGGATGTTTGCAAGATTATATACCTTTTTATTTTGCTCCACGTTCTCCCATGCTATATGCAATTTCTAAAGGACAGGTACAAAAGTATAAAGATGGGCAAAATAAAGTAATTTACTTAGTTTCTCAAGCAGAAATTATAGAAAGTAATAAATTAGATTTTGTGTTTACTGATGGTCATGCTGCTGTCGTGGCTTTATCAGAATTTTACGATAACCTAGATGATTTATTTAAAATTGATTGGAACATCATGAAAGCAACTTATTGGGCAAATAATGAGGAAGATAATGATAGAACACGCCGTAGGCAAGCTGAGTTCTTAGTGCATCAATTCTGTGATTGGACACTGATTCAGGAAATTGGTGTGATAGATAGAACCATAGAACAACAGGTTAGAAACATACTACAAAATTTTAGTGTCCAAACTCCTGTTAAGATTAACCCTAGTTGGTACTACTAA
- a CDS encoding macro domain-containing protein — protein sequence MIEFKQGNLLEEKAEALVNTVNCVGVMGKGIALQFKQAYPENFRHYEKACKANEVQPGQMFTVVTGSLFNPRYIINFPTKRHWKGKSKIEDIKSGVAALVREVQQLGISSIAIPPLGCGNGGLDWVEVKPLIESAFAQLPNVQVIIFEPTGAPAAEKMPVATEKPKMTRARALFIHLLELYGIPGYELTKLEIQKLAYFLQEAGETLKLPYVKHKYGPYANDLNHALKRLEGHFIRGYGDGTSKADSAEIYVLSEGREAAEAFLETEIDAQERLERVGNLIYGFETPYGMELLATVHWVGTKEPKPAQDSEQAIALVHQWSDRKRKLFKPEHIRKAWQRLYEQGWLNIKEQITS from the coding sequence ATGATTGAGTTTAAGCAAGGCAACCTATTAGAAGAAAAAGCCGAAGCCCTAGTAAACACCGTTAATTGTGTCGGTGTCATGGGTAAAGGTATTGCCTTGCAATTTAAGCAAGCTTATCCAGAAAACTTCCGCCACTATGAGAAAGCTTGTAAAGCTAATGAAGTCCAGCCAGGGCAGATGTTTACTGTAGTAACAGGAAGCTTATTTAATCCCAGGTACATAATTAACTTCCCCACTAAGCGGCATTGGAAGGGTAAGTCAAAAATAGAAGACATAAAAAGTGGAGTGGCGGCTTTAGTTAGAGAAGTGCAGCAATTAGGTATTAGCTCAATTGCTATTCCACCTTTAGGATGCGGAAACGGTGGTTTAGATTGGGTTGAAGTGAAGCCCTTAATAGAATCAGCTTTTGCTCAACTGCCAAATGTTCAGGTAATTATCTTTGAACCCACAGGCGCACCAGCAGCTGAAAAAATGCCTGTTGCTACCGAGAAGCCGAAAATGACCCGCGCTCGTGCTTTATTTATTCACTTGCTGGAACTGTACGGAATTCCAGGTTATGAGTTAACTAAGTTAGAAATTCAAAAACTTGCCTATTTCCTGCAAGAAGCTGGAGAAACTTTAAAGCTGCCTTATGTAAAACATAAATATGGCCCCTATGCTAACGATCTCAATCATGCGCTGAAACGTCTCGAAGGGCATTTCATTCGCGGTTATGGTGACGGAACTAGCAAAGCCGACAGTGCTGAAATTTATGTATTGTCAGAAGGTAGAGAAGCAGCAGAAGCTTTTTTAGAAACAGAAATAGATGCCCAGGAGCGTTTAGAGCGAGTTGGCAACCTCATATATGGCTTTGAAACGCCTTACGGTATGGAACTGCTAGCCACAGTTCACTGGGTTGGAACTAAAGAACCTAAGCCAGCACAAGATAGTGAGCAGGCGATCGCTCTGGTGCATCAATGGAGCGATCGTAAGCGCAAACTATTTAAGCCTGAACATATTCGCAAAGCTTGGCAGCGTTTGTATGAGCAAGGCTGGCTCAACATCAAAGAGCAAATAACTTCTTGA
- a CDS encoding reverse transcriptase domain-containing protein — protein MSKSLDDILSEYFQPEKLKAAFEAYERQKTDFLQQGEPKVQMGVDGISYQTFKKELDLRCQLLSNRLLKGTYQFYTFRQIEKNKPSGGKRILSIATIRDVIVQKVLYDAIYHEIEKDFQVTPILDKVSCAYRKGKSAPYAASLIHHYIKQGFIFALDADIVKFFDRLSHEYLFRIIESKFGQDTLTSKLLKRFIKAGGLPYKNQDGQIYGYRFFHLHKPILNNQRIIRTQGIPQGGVLSGMLANLYLHEFDCWVINDLSKKYPLRYVRYADDFIILLKQKEFIPLVHQEVAQKLQDIKLELHPDESKTKYVDITQDFLEFVGFQFTLDHIKVKPANILRYHERIIKKINKEPSYKTGEIPKRRFRFFIKYVINRKVTGRGERICDVCGGVLGERVKSWMGFFAVITDIQQIRELDKLIRKEVSQHFYKKYKLRLKKSDFKKAGLISLEQEYYRLRKRKSCSCEKSNCSSNQIDGSNAVHDRDVRQTLCCKFIWNFVEKMFKKLFAL, from the coding sequence ATGTCCAAATCGTTGGACGATATACTCAGTGAGTACTTTCAGCCTGAGAAGCTAAAGGCTGCCTTTGAAGCTTATGAACGACAAAAAACTGATTTCTTACAGCAGGGTGAGCCAAAAGTTCAGATGGGGGTAGATGGTATTTCTTACCAAACCTTCAAGAAGGAGCTTGATTTACGGTGTCAACTTCTATCAAATAGATTGTTGAAAGGTACATATCAGTTTTATACCTTTCGGCAAATAGAAAAAAACAAGCCATCTGGTGGAAAGCGAATTTTATCGATTGCTACGATACGTGATGTTATCGTTCAAAAAGTCTTGTATGATGCTATTTATCATGAGATAGAAAAAGATTTTCAAGTAACACCTATACTAGATAAAGTTTCTTGTGCCTATAGAAAGGGAAAATCTGCACCCTATGCAGCAAGCTTGATTCATCATTATATTAAACAAGGTTTTATATTTGCCTTAGATGCTGATATAGTCAAATTCTTTGATAGGTTGTCTCACGAATATCTGTTTAGAATTATCGAGAGTAAATTTGGTCAAGATACTCTAACTAGTAAATTATTAAAACGGTTTATTAAAGCTGGCGGACTTCCATATAAGAATCAAGATGGTCAAATCTACGGATACCGTTTTTTTCATCTTCACAAGCCTATTCTAAATAATCAAAGAATTATTAGAACTCAGGGTATTCCTCAAGGTGGCGTACTTTCAGGTATGCTTGCAAATCTATATTTACATGAATTTGATTGTTGGGTTATCAATGATTTATCGAAAAAATATCCTTTGAGATACGTCCGCTATGCAGATGATTTTATAATACTTTTAAAACAAAAGGAATTTATTCCTTTAGTACATCAAGAAGTAGCTCAAAAGCTACAAGATATAAAGCTGGAATTACATCCGGATGAAAGTAAAACTAAGTATGTTGATATAACTCAAGATTTTCTAGAATTTGTTGGTTTTCAATTTACTCTTGACCATATCAAAGTTAAGCCAGCAAACATTTTAAGGTATCATGAAAGGATTATAAAAAAAATTAATAAAGAGCCTTCTTATAAAACAGGAGAAATCCCTAAGCGTAGATTTAGATTTTTTATTAAATATGTAATTAATAGAAAAGTAACTGGACGTGGTGAGCGAATATGTGATGTATGCGGTGGTGTGCTGGGAGAAAGAGTAAAAAGTTGGATGGGATTTTTTGCGGTTATTACCGACATCCAACAAATACGTGAATTGGATAAATTGATTCGTAAAGAAGTCAGCCAACACTTTTATAAAAAATATAAACTTCGTCTAAAAAAATCGGACTTTAAAAAGGCAGGACTAATTAGTCTGGAGCAAGAGTATTACAGACTTCGTAAACGAAAAAGTTGTTCATGTGAAAAATCTAATTGTTCCTCAAACCAAATAGATGGCAGTAACGCCGTACACGATAGAGACGTAAGGCAAACTCTATGTTGTAAATTTATTTGGAACTTTGTTGAAAAAATGTTCAAGAAGTTATTTGCTCTTTGA
- a CDS encoding ferritin-like domain-containing protein, with amino-acid sequence MTVVYPRKFQNTLSARDVLKQVVRDREIHFITLNRYRYSEQRSCKDLTDLIERLNGKPPELIKDLSHHIADEARHAMWLTDLLVDLGANVGTPPGNSYIDEFERLLDQDSYSSQDNLESGLIAALAAINVTEKRGCEYFSAHIYALKQAPQTAENIKIRETIAKILPEEAGHVRWGNRWLAQMADKSPEHRQKVEQAKRKYAAIEQAAFESGMDITLGAELRRVANLLEVVNTMPVWERPQYFMERLPQTLLAPQLQSTRIQAAQRAWQRDPQAFFDKFVPMFFNGVKKQENKN; translated from the coding sequence ATGACAGTTGTTTATCCACGGAAATTTCAAAATACATTGAGTGCAAGGGATGTTCTCAAACAGGTGGTACGCGATCGCGAAATCCACTTCATCACCCTGAACCGCTATCGTTATAGTGAGCAGCGCAGTTGTAAAGACCTGACTGACTTAATTGAACGCCTAAATGGCAAACCCCCAGAACTAATTAAAGATTTATCACATCACATTGCTGATGAAGCACGCCATGCCATGTGGTTGACTGATTTATTAGTGGACTTGGGAGCCAATGTAGGTACACCCCCTGGTAATTCCTATATCGATGAATTTGAAAGACTGCTAGACCAAGACTCATACAGTTCTCAAGACAACTTAGAATCAGGTTTAATCGCCGCCTTAGCAGCAATTAACGTCACCGAAAAACGGGGTTGTGAGTATTTCTCTGCCCACATTTATGCCCTCAAACAAGCACCCCAAACAGCAGAAAATATCAAAATCCGCGAAACTATTGCAAAAATTCTCCCAGAAGAAGCCGGACACGTGCGTTGGGGGAATCGCTGGTTAGCACAAATGGCAGACAAAAGTCCCGAACATCGCCAAAAAGTCGAGCAAGCCAAGCGCAAGTATGCAGCCATTGAACAAGCTGCTTTTGAATCGGGAATGGATATTACTTTGGGTGCAGAACTGCGACGAGTTGCTAACCTGCTAGAAGTAGTAAACACTATGCCAGTATGGGAACGTCCTCAATATTTCATGGAACGTTTACCACAAACTCTCCTAGCACCTCAATTGCAGTCTACCAGAATTCAGGCTGCACAAAGAGCTTGGCAACGTGACCCACAAGCATTTTTTGATAAGTTCGTGCCAATGTTTTTTAATGGCGTGAAGAAGCAGGAAAATAAAAACTAG
- the patX gene encoding heterocyst-inhibiting protein PatX has protein sequence MMRAAIPVLISSLVFGSLISDGLGMANRNLTISALSSQNMLSLKSKPKRNEPEEATPHRGTGRRSLMESFSNAHVIA, from the coding sequence ATGATGCGTGCTGCTATTCCAGTTTTAATTTCGAGTCTGGTATTTGGTTCCCTAATTTCTGATGGCCTGGGAATGGCTAATCGCAATCTCACAATTTCTGCTTTGAGTTCACAAAATATGCTTTCACTCAAATCTAAACCCAAACGTAATGAACCAGAAGAGGCTACACCCCATCGTGGTACTGGGCGTAGAAGTCTCATGGAATCTTTCAGCAATGCTCATGTAATTGCTTAA
- a CDS encoding FAD-dependent oxidoreductase yields the protein MVNQTYITDVLVVGGGTGGTAAAIQAARRGAKTILVSEFSWLGGMLTAAGVSAPDGNELLAFQTGLWGAFLQELRQRQPGGLNHSWVSFFSYDPRIGAEIFADWVKVLPNLHWISGQVPLEVLRQGSCITGVRFADFTVQAKIILDGTELGDLLALAEIPYRWGWELQSEWGEASAPSEFNQFTEKYPVQAPTWVVVMQDFGEAIAPEVPPAPNYDAGLFAGAWEKYGAEQFLNYGRLPGNLFMINWPICGNDYGEGVGRLLESADAKNDFFQESRHHSQNFAHFIQSHVGRRYGLAESVFPHKSTAFALHPYYRESRRLIGLTTVTEHDILPVADGQVASLFADAIAIGNYANDHHYPSFDLPLQPKSIRWGGRWTGTPFTIPYRCLVPASTDGLLVCDKNISVSHIANGATRLQPVVLGIGQAAGMAAALCVELNCQPRDLSVQALQTALLQDNYAPAAVVPLFNLLPDHPEWLEWQLYYLKEPQTYPHSGYCPDSVDTYYHSEANQVVTQRADCFTGIFHHLNPQDYRFTIASPTANLGQSWQLVTVRSHIEQQLKSLPDKQKLTIWGHLNHSGHWLLVENLHITPM from the coding sequence ATGGTAAATCAAACTTATATAACTGATGTCTTAGTCGTTGGTGGCGGAACTGGAGGAACTGCGGCGGCTATCCAAGCGGCGCGACGAGGTGCTAAAACTATTCTGGTGAGTGAGTTTTCTTGGCTAGGGGGAATGTTAACTGCGGCTGGTGTTTCTGCACCTGATGGTAATGAATTACTAGCGTTTCAAACAGGATTATGGGGTGCGTTTTTGCAAGAATTGCGACAGCGACAGCCAGGGGGATTAAATCATAGTTGGGTGAGCTTTTTTAGTTATGATCCTCGGATTGGGGCTGAGATTTTTGCTGATTGGGTGAAGGTATTACCAAATCTGCATTGGATTTCTGGACAAGTACCACTGGAAGTTTTGCGCCAGGGAAGTTGCATTACTGGTGTACGGTTTGCTGACTTTACCGTCCAAGCAAAAATTATTCTTGATGGTACAGAGTTAGGAGATTTATTAGCTTTAGCAGAGATACCTTATCGTTGGGGTTGGGAGTTGCAGTCTGAGTGGGGAGAAGCTAGCGCCCCATCTGAGTTTAATCAATTCACAGAAAAATATCCTGTGCAAGCGCCTACTTGGGTTGTGGTGATGCAAGATTTTGGGGAAGCTATCGCCCCAGAGGTTCCACCTGCACCTAATTATGATGCGGGGTTGTTTGCTGGTGCTTGGGAAAAGTACGGTGCAGAGCAATTCTTGAATTATGGACGCTTGCCGGGTAATCTATTCATGATTAACTGGCCTATCTGTGGTAACGATTATGGTGAAGGTGTGGGACGTTTGCTAGAGTCGGCAGATGCTAAAAACGATTTTTTCCAAGAATCTCGTCACCATAGCCAAAATTTCGCCCATTTTATCCAAAGTCACGTTGGACGGCGTTACGGTTTAGCCGAGTCCGTTTTTCCGCACAAATCGACAGCTTTTGCACTGCATCCATATTATCGGGAAAGTCGCCGCCTGATAGGGCTAACGACGGTTACGGAACATGATATTTTACCAGTTGCAGATGGTCAGGTTGCATCTTTGTTTGCAGATGCGATCGCTATTGGTAATTATGCCAATGATCATCATTATCCCAGCTTCGATTTACCACTACAACCTAAATCTATCCGTTGGGGTGGACGTTGGACAGGAACCCCCTTCACAATTCCCTATCGTTGTTTGGTTCCAGCTAGCACAGATGGTTTATTGGTTTGTGACAAGAATATTTCTGTGTCTCATATTGCTAATGGGGCTACTAGATTGCAACCTGTGGTGTTGGGTATCGGTCAAGCCGCAGGGATGGCGGCGGCTTTGTGTGTAGAGTTAAACTGTCAGCCGCGAGATTTATCTGTACAAGCTTTGCAAACGGCTTTACTACAAGATAATTATGCTCCTGCTGCTGTTGTTCCTTTGTTTAATTTATTACCTGATCATCCGGAATGGCTGGAGTGGCAATTGTATTATCTAAAGGAGCCTCAAACCTATCCACATAGCGGCTATTGTCCTGATTCTGTGGATACGTATTATCACTCAGAAGCAAATCAAGTAGTAACACAGAGGGCTGACTGCTTCACAGGCATTTTTCATCATTTAAATCCGCAGGATTACAGATTCACGATCGCCTCTCCCACTGCTAATCTGGGGCAATCGTGGCAGTTGGTAACGGTGCGATCGCACATAGAGCAACAGCTAAAATCATTGCCAGACAAGCAAAAGCTTACCATCTGGGGTCATCTCAATCACTCTGGTCACTGGTTATTAGTAGAAAACCTCCACATAACCCCAATGTGA
- a CDS encoding Uma2 family endonuclease, whose product MPPLLDRTTDQRIVHYGTWEQFKFIQKGFDGSPGVRLFYYDDTIEILMPGREHEIFASIIGYLVTTFLVEKGIFFQPTRSMTQEKEGVVSVQADDSYCIGSAKPIPDLSIEVVFTSSSINKLERYKALGVTEVWFWEDGLLTVYHLHNGSYERIERSQLPGLNELNLDLLRRYILMAETDAGEAIRAFRREI is encoded by the coding sequence ATGCCCCCACTACTTGACCGAACTACCGACCAACGTATTGTCCATTATGGGACTTGGGAACAGTTCAAGTTCATCCAAAAGGGTTTTGATGGTTCTCCTGGTGTGCGACTATTTTACTATGACGATACAATCGAGATTCTCATGCCGGGACGTGAACATGAAATTTTTGCTAGTATCATTGGTTATTTAGTGACAACTTTTCTCGTCGAAAAAGGCATTTTCTTTCAACCAACCCGTTCAATGACTCAAGAAAAAGAAGGGGTTGTTTCGGTTCAAGCGGATGATTCCTACTGTATTGGTAGTGCTAAACCGATTCCAGATTTGTCCATCGAAGTTGTTTTTACCAGTAGTAGTATCAACAAGTTAGAGCGCTATAAAGCTCTGGGAGTAACAGAAGTCTGGTTTTGGGAAGATGGGCTGTTAACGGTCTATCATCTGCATAACGGTAGCTATGAACGCATTGAGCGCAGTCAACTACCTGGACTTAATGAACTCAATTTGGATTTACTCAGACGCTACATTTTGATGGCTGAGACTGATGCTGGAGAAGCTATTAGAGCGTTTCGTCGAGAGATTTAG
- a CDS encoding DUF29 domain-containing protein, giving the protein MTITTNLKQLYETDENLWLEKTIELLKQQQFNQLDLENLIEELINLGKRDLAKAKSLLRQIIIHILLLQYWQVEYQRNHRHWIGEIKTFRYDLNNYLTTNLMNKLQDDLQNIYQSAVDFAQIKTNLNIFPEKCSYTLAQLLDDNYLP; this is encoded by the coding sequence ATGACAATTACTACCAACTTAAAACAACTCTATGAAACTGATGAGAATTTATGGTTAGAAAAAACTATTGAACTATTAAAACAACAGCAGTTTAACCAACTTGATTTAGAAAACTTAATTGAGGAATTAATCAATTTGGGAAAAAGAGATTTAGCTAAAGCCAAAAGTCTTTTAAGGCAAATTATTATTCATATATTATTACTCCAATACTGGCAAGTAGAATATCAAAGAAACCATCGTCATTGGATTGGAGAAATCAAAACCTTTAGATATGACTTAAATAATTATTTAACGACAAATTTAATGAATAAGTTACAGGATGATTTACAGAATATTTATCAAAGTGCAGTTGATTTTGCTCAAATCAAAACCAATTTGAATATTTTCCCAGAAAAATGTTCTTACACTCTTGCACAATTATTAGATGACAATTATTTACCTTAG
- a CDS encoding DUF433 domain-containing protein, with protein MVAIVDIGTLIVRKPQVAGGRPCIAGTRMTVQNLVMDFQAGLSPQDIVTEYPHLSLAQVYAALAYYYANQEAMDREIALYQAECNALETKWMSGDFA; from the coding sequence ATGGTAGCAATAGTTGATATTGGAACCCTAATTGTGAGAAAACCTCAAGTTGCTGGAGGTCGCCCTTGCATTGCTGGTACGCGCATGACTGTTCAAAACCTTGTGATGGATTTTCAAGCAGGGTTATCTCCTCAAGATATTGTGACAGAATATCCACATTTATCTCTAGCTCAAGTTTATGCGGCGCTTGCTTATTACTATGCTAATCAGGAAGCAATGGATAGAGAAATTGCTTTGTATCAAGCAGAATGTAATGCACTAGAAACGAAGTGGATGTCAGGTGATTTTGCATGA
- a CDS encoding DUF5615 family PIN-like protein has translation MQRLYCFTFKGNWYNGLRNTGIDVMTTAEADRLGSSDDSQLIWATEQRRVIYSFNVGDFCRLHKAYLEQHQKHSGIILAAKQSYAIGEQLRGLLKLVESMEAEDMANQLVFLRKYIDNF, from the coding sequence ATGCAACGTCTCTACTGTTTCACATTTAAAGGAAATTGGTATAATGGCTTACGCAATACAGGAATTGATGTAATGACAACGGCTGAAGCAGATAGATTAGGATCATCAGATGATAGCCAATTAATTTGGGCAACGGAACAGAGACGAGTTATTTACAGTTTCAATGTTGGTGATTTTTGTCGATTGCATAAAGCTTATCTCGAACAGCACCAAAAGCATTCAGGTATTATACTTGCTGCCAAGCAGAGCTATGCAATTGGAGAACAGTTGCGAGGCTTGTTGAAGTTAGTAGAAAGTATGGAAGCTGAGGATATGGCAAATCAATTAGTGTTTCTAAGAAAATATATTGATAATTTTTAA